The sequence GTGATCAGTTTCATTGGGAAAGCTCCTTTTGCCCTGTTAAGTAGACGAACGTCCATCGCGAAGCTTAGCGGATCGAACCGCGACGGAACAGGTTCACGATCGCCAGCAGGATCACTGCGCCCAAGAACGAGGCGAACAGCGACATGATGTCGAACGAACCACTGGTGATCGGCGCGCCGCCGATAAGCGGAGTGATGACCACGCCCGCAATCAAAGCGCCGATGACGCCGACCACGATGTTGAGGAAGATACCCTGCTGGCCATCCGTGCGCATGAGAATGCTTGCGAGCCAGCCGATGATACCGCCAACGATGAGAATCAGAATTAGGGTCATGTGTCCAAACTCCAGATGCGTACCTGACCGCCTAAACGGGTTGATCTTTGGTTGGTTCCGGCATCTGGAACTCAGCTTATCGCAATACGACTCGGCGCCGCACTTGCGTGTGATCACGCCATAGTGGGCCGACTGGCAAGTCCAATCGCTCTACAGGCTTGTGGACATTGCAACGCGCCGCAATGGCAATGGCTCGCAAGCTGCAGAAAATAAGTGTGAAAAGTCAGATCCGCCGCCTGTCGGCTCGGTGAGTCAGCGCATCGGTTTGCACCTCTCGCGCAAGCGCGGTCGGGCAGAGTTTTGGTTCCAAGCATTTTGTCACACGCCAGAAAAGATTCCGTTTCGATCGGATGCGCACCCTCTTCGATTGCCCGCCGGCAGCCTCCACCAGCGCAGATCGTTCAGGCCCTAGCGAGGACCGGCGTGCCATTCCTGGCGCGCTAAACGGGAATGAACAGCCTTGTACGCTCCATCGTTACGACAGCGGACCGTGTCTGCCCTTGCTTCCATCGGGATCGTCGCTGTTGGCGGCGCGGCTCTCATCTTGGGCTTGAACACGGACGCACCGCTGACGAGGCAAGTCACCGAGACTCTGACGGCACTCACGCCTGCGCCGCCTGCACCACCGCCCCCTTCACCCAAGAAGCGCCCGCGACCGACCCCGACCCAGGCCACGAGAGCGGAAGCCTCACGACCGAAGGACGAAGCGTCGCCAGAGAACCTGCGAAATCGGGCGAGTGCCGTGTTCGCTCCCGTGACGCCACCCCTGCGCCCTCCCCCGCCGATCATCGCAGCGCCAAAGCCTGGCATCGGCAATGCAGCCAACACCGGTGCTTCGGACCGGGTCGGACCGGGACAAGGTGCAGGCGGCATCGGCGACGGCACCGGCGGAGGGGGCGACGGCGGCGATGGTCACGGCATGGACGATGCCGTGACCCGGCCGGTGCAGACACGCGGCAAGCTCTACTGGTCGGACCTGCCGAAGTCCCTGCGCGAGGCTCATCAAGGCGGCGAGCTGGAGCTGCGCTACGTCGTCAACGTCGATGGCCGGGTGAGCGACTGCCATGTGACGCAGTCCAGCGGCAGTCCCCAGCTCGATGCGCAGACCTGCCGCTTGATCACCGAGCGCTTCCGGTTCCGCCCTTCGCGCGATGCCTCGGGGCGCCCGGTGTCATCCGGCATCATCGAGCGGCACGGGTGGGAACCCCGGCCCGAGGACGCCACCGAGTAGCCGGCGCAAGGAACGGTTGCTTGCCTCATCCTCGTCTCCATTGCCATCGAGCGGATCAATCCTGTACACCTGCTCAGCACAACAAGAATGGAGACCGGAGATGAGCCTGACCGTCAAACCCGCAAAGCCGAGCATCGGCGGCATCATCCAGGTCGATCGGGATCATCTGCTGGACGACGAGACGATCGCCACCGTCCAGCATGAGCTCGAGCAGCGCGGCGTGCTGGTCTTTCCCGAACTCCACGCCAGCGACGAACTCCAGCTCGCCTTCACCGACCGGCTGGGAGATAGGGTGAACTTTACGCGCAGGGTGCCTGGCTCTGACGTCGACACGCCCGACGTCTACAAGATCACTCTCGACCGCAAGCTCAACTCCGAGCCGGACTATGTGCTGGGCACCTTCTTCTGGCATATCGACGGGATCACGATCGACCAGCCGCTGCCCAAGGCCACCGTTCTGTCGGCGCGCAAGCTGTCCGACAGCGGCGGCGCCACGGAGTTCGCCAATCTCTACGCCGCCTACGAACTGCTGCCCGAGCGCGAGAAGCAGGAGATTGAGAACCTGCGGGTGATCCATACGGTGGAGGCGGCCGTGCGCCCGGTCCATGGCACGCCGACCCAAGAGCGCATCGAACGCTACCGCAACCTGGCAGCGGTGATGGAGCAGCCGCTGGTCTGGACGCATGACGACGGGCGCAAGTCGCTGCTGCTGGGCACGCATGCCGATGGCATCGTCGGCATGCCGGGCGCCCATGGCCGCGCCCTGCTCACTCGATTGCAGCAGTGGGCTGCTCAGCCCGATCTCGTCTACACGCACCACTGGACCGAGGGTGACCTGGTGATCTGGAACAACCAGGGCGTCATGCATCGCGTGGTGCCTTACACCGACGAGGGCCGTGTCATGCACCGCAC comes from Novosphingobium sp. 9U and encodes:
- a CDS encoding GlsB/YeaQ/YmgE family stress response membrane protein, whose amino-acid sequence is MTLILILIVGGIIGWLASILMRTDGQQGIFLNIVVGVIGALIAGVVITPLIGGAPITSGSFDIMSLFASFLGAVILLAIVNLFRRGSIR
- a CDS encoding energy transducer TonB, yielding MFAPVTPPLRPPPPIIAAPKPGIGNAANTGASDRVGPGQGAGGIGDGTGGGGDGGDGHGMDDAVTRPVQTRGKLYWSDLPKSLREAHQGGELELRYVVNVDGRVSDCHVTQSSGSPQLDAQTCRLITERFRFRPSRDASGRPVSSGIIERHGWEPRPEDATE
- a CDS encoding TauD/TfdA family dioxygenase — its product is MSLTVKPAKPSIGGIIQVDRDHLLDDETIATVQHELEQRGVLVFPELHASDELQLAFTDRLGDRVNFTRRVPGSDVDTPDVYKITLDRKLNSEPDYVLGTFFWHIDGITIDQPLPKATVLSARKLSDSGGATEFANLYAAYELLPEREKQEIENLRVIHTVEAAVRPVHGTPTQERIERYRNLAAVMEQPLVWTHDDGRKSLLLGTHADGIVGMPGAHGRALLTRLQQWAAQPDLVYTHHWTEGDLVIWNNQGVMHRVVPYTDEGRVMHRTTIASKEKPGHVASSAELQRIYEMA